A genomic window from Streptomyces sp. MST-110588 includes:
- a CDS encoding aldehyde dehydrogenase family protein, giving the protein MALLDPNDWLLLHGGKAEATEPATGEALGLLTLASPDDVAEAAGAAARAQRAWARTPYTERAAVLRRAGDLIHRYAPEISGWIVREAGSIAGKADFEIRTAAEECYEAAALAHRPPGQVLPSAAPRLSYTSRMPAGVVGVIAPFNVPLVLAIRSVAPALALGNAVVLKPDPRTAVCGGHVLAAVFAQAGLPEGLLHVLPGAAEAGRALVTDPHVRVVSFTGSTSAGREVGALAARHLKRAHLELGGNSAFLVLEDADLDAAMPSAAWASFFHQGQVCMTAGRHLVHASLYDAYVERLAAKADALAVGDPYREEVHLGPVIDRGQLEKIDALVRAAGAAGARVAAGGNHRDLFYRPTVLAEPASGAPSPAYSQEVFGPVAPVRSFETLDEAVALAADTGYGLALGIVTRDAARALELADRIPTGLLHINDQTVNDEPVAAFGGLADSGTGSRFGGEANLDAFTETRWTTVRATPAAYPF; this is encoded by the coding sequence ATGGCCCTGCTCGACCCGAACGACTGGCTCCTGCTGCACGGAGGCAAGGCCGAGGCGACCGAGCCCGCGACCGGTGAGGCCCTGGGTCTGCTCACCCTCGCCTCCCCCGACGACGTGGCCGAGGCGGCGGGCGCCGCCGCGCGGGCCCAGCGCGCCTGGGCCCGTACGCCGTACACCGAGCGTGCCGCGGTGCTGCGCCGGGCCGGTGACCTCATCCACCGGTACGCGCCGGAGATCTCCGGGTGGATCGTGCGCGAGGCGGGCAGCATCGCCGGCAAGGCGGACTTCGAGATACGGACCGCCGCCGAGGAGTGCTATGAGGCGGCGGCGCTCGCCCACCGCCCGCCGGGCCAGGTCCTGCCCTCCGCCGCGCCCCGGCTGTCCTACACCAGCCGGATGCCGGCCGGGGTGGTCGGCGTGATCGCGCCGTTCAACGTACCGCTGGTGCTGGCGATCCGCTCGGTGGCGCCGGCCCTGGCGCTGGGCAACGCGGTGGTCCTCAAGCCCGATCCGCGCACCGCGGTCTGCGGCGGGCACGTCCTGGCGGCCGTCTTCGCCCAGGCCGGTCTGCCCGAGGGGCTGCTGCACGTCCTGCCGGGCGCTGCCGAGGCGGGCCGGGCCCTGGTCACGGACCCGCACGTACGCGTCGTCTCCTTCACCGGCTCGACGTCCGCGGGACGTGAGGTCGGCGCGCTGGCCGCGCGCCACCTCAAGCGGGCGCACCTGGAGCTGGGCGGCAACAGCGCCTTCCTCGTCCTTGAGGACGCCGACCTGGACGCGGCGATGCCGAGCGCCGCCTGGGCCTCCTTCTTCCATCAGGGGCAGGTCTGCATGACGGCGGGCCGCCATCTGGTGCACGCCTCGCTGTACGACGCGTACGTGGAGCGGCTGGCGGCCAAGGCGGACGCCCTGGCGGTCGGGGACCCCTACCGCGAAGAGGTCCATCTCGGCCCGGTCATCGACCGCGGCCAGTTGGAGAAGATCGACGCGCTGGTCCGGGCCGCCGGTGCGGCCGGGGCCCGGGTCGCGGCCGGCGGCAACCACCGCGATCTCTTCTACCGCCCCACCGTCCTGGCCGAGCCCGCCTCCGGCGCCCCCTCCCCCGCGTACAGCCAGGAGGTCTTCGGGCCGGTCGCACCCGTACGGAGTTTCGAGACGCTGGACGAGGCGGTGGCGCTGGCGGCCGACACCGGGTACGGCCTGGCGCTGGGCATCGTGACCCGCGACGCCGCGCGCGCCCTGGAGCTGGCCGACCGCATCCCCACCGGCCTGCTGCACATCAACGACCAGACCGTCAACGACGAGCCGGTGGCGGCCTTCGGCGGGCTCGCCGACTCCGGCACCGGCTCGCGCTTCGGCGGCGAGGCCAACCTCGATGCGTTCACCGAGACCCGGTGGACGACGGTGCGGGCGA
- the hemG gene encoding protoporphyrinogen oxidase, with protein MSAAHSSTRPDTGAETGTGRAPGHVVVIGGGISGLAAAHRLTGGGARVTVLEATGRLGGKLLAGEIAGVPVDLGAEAMLARRPEAVDLARAVGLGDRLQPPATATAALWTRGALRPMPKGHLMGVPGDLDLLASSGVISPPGLERIAEDRALPRTEVGEDVAVGEYVAARLGREVVDRLVEPLLGGVYAGDAYRISMRAAVPQLFEAARAGRSLIEGIRGIQARTAARAAGPGQAPAPVFMGIDGGVGTLPAAVAEAVRAAGGDIRTHTPVRELRRTADGWRVVLDGDGGGPAVLDADAVVLAAPAPAAAALLATEAPAAATELSAVEYASMALVTLAFRRADIATALSGSGFLVPPVDGHTIKASTFASNKWGWIAAADPDVFVLRTSVGRYAEEADLRREDAELVELSLRDLGEAVGLAARPVAQRVTRWDGGLPQYPVGHLERVARIRAEAGKLPGLRVCGALYDGVGIPACIASGRTAADDILDTLPQAAASGE; from the coding sequence ATGAGCGCTGCGCATTCCAGTACGCGCCCGGACACGGGCGCAGAAACGGGTACGGGCCGGGCGCCCGGACATGTCGTCGTCATCGGCGGAGGGATCTCGGGCCTGGCGGCGGCACACCGGCTGACCGGCGGCGGGGCGCGGGTGACCGTGCTGGAGGCGACCGGCCGGCTCGGCGGAAAGCTGCTCGCGGGTGAGATCGCCGGTGTCCCCGTCGACCTCGGCGCGGAAGCCATGCTGGCCAGACGGCCGGAGGCGGTGGATCTCGCGCGTGCCGTCGGACTCGGCGACCGGCTCCAGCCGCCCGCCACCGCGACCGCCGCCCTGTGGACGCGCGGCGCGCTGCGGCCCATGCCCAAGGGGCACCTGATGGGCGTTCCCGGTGACCTGGACCTGCTCGCCTCCTCCGGGGTGATCTCGCCGCCCGGTCTGGAGCGGATCGCCGAGGACCGGGCGCTGCCGCGTACGGAGGTCGGCGAGGACGTGGCGGTCGGCGAGTACGTCGCGGCCCGGCTCGGCCGGGAGGTCGTGGACCGGCTCGTCGAGCCGCTGCTCGGCGGCGTGTACGCGGGCGACGCGTACCGCATCTCGATGCGCGCCGCCGTCCCCCAGCTCTTCGAGGCCGCGCGTGCCGGGCGCTCGCTGATCGAGGGCATACGCGGCATCCAGGCGCGGACGGCGGCGCGGGCCGCCGGGCCGGGCCAGGCGCCGGCGCCGGTCTTCATGGGCATCGACGGCGGCGTGGGGACGCTGCCGGCCGCCGTCGCCGAGGCGGTACGGGCCGCGGGCGGCGACATCCGCACGCACACCCCGGTCAGGGAACTGCGGCGGACCGCCGACGGCTGGCGCGTGGTCCTGGACGGCGACGGCGGCGGCCCGGCGGTGCTGGACGCGGACGCCGTGGTCCTGGCCGCCCCGGCGCCCGCCGCCGCCGCGCTGCTGGCCACCGAGGCACCGGCCGCCGCCACCGAACTGTCCGCCGTCGAGTACGCCTCGATGGCCCTGGTGACCCTCGCCTTCCGCCGCGCGGACATCGCTACGGCGCTGTCCGGCAGCGGCTTCCTCGTACCGCCCGTCGACGGGCACACGATCAAGGCGTCCACCTTCGCGAGCAACAAGTGGGGCTGGATCGCCGCCGCCGACCCGGACGTGTTCGTGCTGCGTACCTCCGTCGGACGCTACGCCGAGGAGGCCGACCTGCGGCGCGAGGACGCCGAGCTGGTCGAGCTGTCGCTGCGCGACCTGGGCGAGGCGGTGGGGCTGGCCGCCCGGCCCGTCGCGCAGCGGGTGACGCGCTGGGACGGCGGGCTGCCGCAGTACCCGGTCGGCCACCTGGAGCGGGTGGCCCGTATCCGGGCCGAGGCCGGCAAGCTGCCCGGGCTGCGGGTGTGCGGTGCGCTCTACGACGGCGTGGGCATCCCCGCCTGCATCGCCTCCGGGCGCACGGCCGCGGACGACATCCTGGACACCCTGCCGCAAGCCGCCGCATCGGGCGAGTGA
- a CDS encoding DUF4349 domain-containing protein translates to MRGTGRKRLRAGRPTAGALLAGALLAVSVALTSCGAAGGGDGGSDKQGSAAEQRDTAQQNGAARAPGGPGNSTASSGKGSGSSGTGSNAGKGAGKTELAPAHIIRTATVTVETKDVPGALAKARTAVEGAGGYVGNESTDRDAEGHDRSRITLRVPPDEYEAVLGRLSRLGKLLGRQVTAKDVTDEVVDVDSRVKSQRQSVNRVRALMEKAAKISDIVSLESELSTRQAELESLEARLKSLQERTGTATVTLVLREPDAAPDQGRGTSFGEALGGGWHAFTTAVRWVLVAIGAVLPFAAAGAVLFVLWRLLRDRLPGRARPSGAAGAPSRQSSATATPEAVPEAAPEGEAPGDR, encoded by the coding sequence GTGCGCGGGACGGGCCGGAAACGACTCCGGGCGGGCCGGCCGACGGCGGGTGCGCTGCTGGCGGGTGCGCTGCTGGCGGTGTCGGTCGCGCTGACGAGCTGCGGCGCGGCCGGCGGAGGAGACGGCGGCTCGGACAAGCAGGGGTCCGCCGCGGAGCAGCGGGACACGGCGCAGCAGAACGGCGCCGCGCGGGCGCCGGGCGGCCCGGGGAACAGCACTGCGAGCAGCGGCAAGGGCTCCGGCAGCAGCGGCACCGGCAGCAACGCCGGCAAGGGAGCCGGGAAGACGGAACTCGCACCGGCCCACATCATCCGTACGGCCACCGTCACCGTGGAGACCAAGGACGTACCGGGCGCGCTGGCCAAGGCCCGTACGGCGGTCGAAGGCGCGGGCGGCTACGTCGGGAACGAATCCACCGACCGGGACGCCGAGGGGCACGACCGCTCGCGGATCACGCTGCGGGTGCCGCCCGACGAGTACGAGGCGGTACTCGGCCGGCTCTCCCGGCTCGGCAAGCTGCTGGGGCGCCAGGTCACGGCGAAGGACGTCACCGACGAGGTGGTGGACGTCGACAGCCGCGTCAAGTCCCAGCGGCAGAGCGTGAACCGGGTACGGGCCCTGATGGAGAAGGCGGCCAAAATCAGCGACATCGTCTCGCTGGAGTCGGAGCTGAGCACCCGCCAGGCCGAGCTGGAGTCGCTGGAGGCACGGCTGAAGTCGCTCCAGGAACGGACCGGGACGGCCACCGTCACACTGGTGCTGCGCGAGCCGGACGCGGCGCCGGACCAGGGCAGGGGAACGTCCTTCGGGGAGGCGCTGGGCGGCGGGTGGCACGCGTTCACCACGGCGGTGCGCTGGGTACTGGTCGCGATCGGCGCGGTGCTGCCGTTCGCGGCGGCGGGGGCCGTGCTGTTCGTCCTGTGGCGACTGCTGCGCGACCGGCTGCCGGGCCGTGCGCGGCCGTCGGGAGCCGCCGGTGCGCCGTCACGGCAGTCCTCCGCGACGGCCACGCCGGAGGCCGTACCGGAAGCCGCACCGGAGGGTGAAGCCCCGGGCGACCGTTGA